The genomic segment TTCAATGCGGTAATCGTAGGTTTTTACGTCCTGTACGCCATGGGTGCGCCCGACAGTGTGTGAGGATTTTTCCTCAAGGGCTTCTTCAAGTGGCAGGAGAAAGGTGTTGAAAAGGTCGAAGATACAGGCATCGGATTTTTTAATGCAATTGTTGAGTTCACGGTCAACGAGTGTTAGAAAGACAATCGGTCGGGTGCCCGTGTTGCGGTAGCAGGCGTTCAGTATTTCCACCACTTTTTCCGCTTTTTCGAGGGTATCAACATAGGAGAGGGTTTCTTTTTCAAACGGTACTTTTTCAAACTGCGACACGAGGCTGTTGCCCAGGGTTTCCGCCGTAATACCGGTACCGTCTGATACCATAAACACATAACGTTTCATCACCAGCCCTCCATGGGGTTATCAGGGGATAACCGATTCTATCACCGCGCCGCCAAGGCAGGTGTTTTTATCATAAAATACCACATATTGTCCCGGAGTTACCGCACGTTGAGGACTCGCAAACTGTACGCAGTGCTGCTCACCCATCGGCGGCGACACGACACAAGGCTCTTCCTGTTGACGGTAGCGCGTGCGGGCATGGAGCGTCAGCGGAAATTCAGGAGCACGGCCCGACAGCCAGTGAATGGGGCCGCACATAAGCCCGTTAACATAAAGCATGGGGTGGTCGTTACCCTGTGCGACCACAAGGGTATTGGTTGCGGTTTCTTTACCCACCACATACCATGGCGCATCGTTACTGCCGCGCCGGCCACCAATTTTAAGTCCCTGACGCTGACCAAGCGTGTAAAACATCAATCCGTCATGCCGTCCAAGCCATTCACCTTGAGTGCTTTGAATATCGCCCGGGCGCGCCAGAATAAATTCCTTTAAAAAGTCGCGAAAACGCCGCTCGCCAATAAAACAAATTCCGGTAGAATCCTTCTTGGCATGGGTCACAAGCCCAAGTTCACGCGCAAATGCTCGAATTTCAGGCTTTGTGTAGGCGCCAATCGGAAAAAGGCTTTTTGCAAGCGCGTCCTGTTCGATGGCGTGCAGAAAGTATGTCTGGTCTTTTTCACGGTCTTTAGCCTTGCAAAGTAAGCTGCCCTGTTCGGTATGACGCACCTTCGCATAATGACCGGTTGCAATGTAGTCAGCCCCCAGTTCAACCGCTTTTTCCAGAAACGCGCTGAATTTAATTTCACGGTTACAGAGTACATCCGGGTTTGGTGTTCGTCCTGCCTCGTATTCGTTGAGAAAATGAACAAAGACGCGATCCCAGTAGGCTTCTGAAAAATTGGCTTCATGCAGGGGTATATGCAGCTGGTTGCAGACCGCACGGGCATCGGCAAGGTCGCTTTCTGCGGCGCAATAGCCATCGCGGTCATCCTGCTCCCAGTTTTTCATGAAAAGTCCTTCGACCGCATAACCCTGCTCACACAATAACCATGCTGATACGGAAGAATCCACCCCTCCCGACATGCCTACAAGGACTCTCTGCTTCATGAAACCACTACCTGTACTGCCTGCAAATGCGTCATTTTACTGCAGGAAGGGGCGTGTTGTCACATGTGATGCCTTGTTTTTAGAAAAATGAGGCTCGCACGTTTCAGCGCTTACGTGTAAAATCCTTTCATTTTGGTGGTTTTTATGAAAATCGTATTAAAATCGTTTGCGCGGGAAACCAGCGCCACTGCGTGGACTGTCACACTGACAGAACGCCTCCCAGGCTTTGTAGAAGCACCCCTCGAACTGTCCGGTACACTCAGCGTCAGAGCGGTAGAAGGGTATTACCTTCTGAACCTGAGAGGTGAGGGTGTGCTCAGCATTACCTGCCAGCGCTGCATGGAAGTGACTGCACGGAACTGGCCCTTTGACATTTGCCTTGCAGTTGCCGCAAATGATGATGCAGCCGAGCGTCTCATGGAGCAGTTTGAGGTGATTGTTGCAGAAAGCGGCGAGCTTAATCTTCAGGACCTTCTGACAGATGAACTGCACCTTTCGGCACCGCGTTTTCATGAGAACGAGGCCGACTGTCGTGCGGTTCTTGACACTTTGTCCAACGTGACAGTGGCAAAACACTTGGATTGACAGAAAAAAAGCGGTAATATTGCGCATTTGATATTACAACTGGTTTGGGAGTAACACCATGGCTGTTCAGCAGAATAAGAAATCGCGCTCTGCGCGTGACATGCGCCGTTCACACGACGCGCTTCGTGGGCCGACGCTTTCTGTCGATGCGACCACCGGTGAAACACACCGTCGTCACCACATTACACCGGATGGCTTCTATCGCGGTAAAAGAATTCTGAAGTCAGAATCTGTTTACGAACACGAGTAAAACGCTTGAAAGACATTACCATTGCTGTAGACGCGATGGGCGGGGATCATGGCCCTTCAGTCATTATCCCTGCCTGTGCATCCGTCGCTGCCAGGTATCCTGAACTCAAGCTGCTGCTTGTCGGTGCGTCAGATGTTATTAACGCCCAACTCAAGCGGCTTGGTGTCGCGTCTGGCGCTCAGTTAAGCGTGGTTCACGCCCCGGAAGTGGTGGGGATGGATGAACTGCCTTCACACGCCCTGCGTAATAAAAAAGAATCCTCCATGCGGATTGCCATCAATCTCGTCAAGGAGGGTCGCGCAAGTGCGTGTGTCAGCGCCGGAAATACCGGTGCCCTGATGGCAACAGCGCGTTTTGTGCTCAAAACACTTCCAGGCATAGACCGCCCGGCCATTATTGCCGAGCTGCCTACCGCCCGCGGGCGCACCCGCGTTATCGATCTTGGTGCGAATGTCGACTCCTGTGCCGAGCACCTTTTTCAGTTCGCTGTTATGGGTTCTGCGCTTATCCAGGCGGTTGATAAAACCCCTAAACCACGTATTGGTCTCCTTAATATCGGCGTAGAAGAAATCAAGGGCAATGACCAGGTCAAACGCACCGCACACATGTTGTCCGAGTGCGCCGTGATGAATTACGTTGGTTATGTAGAGGGGGATCAGTTTTATTCAGGCGAAGTTGACCTTGTCGTTTGTGATGGCTTTGTGGGAAATGTTGCCCTGAAAGCGTCCGAGGGACTCGCCAAGCTTATGTTGTCTGTTTTACGGGAGTCGTTTACCAAAAGCTGGTGGCGCCGTGTTATCGGCCTCTTCGCGCTTCCCGCTCTTAATCACCTTAAAAATCGTATGGAGCCTGCGCGCTATAACGGTGCGAGCATGCTCGGTCTGAACGGTATCGTCGTTAAAAGCCACGGTAGTGCAAGTCCCGAAGCCTTTGCCTATGCCATCGAAGAAGCCATGCTTGAAGTCCGGCACAATGTGGTAGATCTTGTGCGCGACCAAATCAACGACTTTATCAATCAGGGAGTCCTGTTGTGAAGTCTGATGCCCTCTCCAGCGACCGCTGACCATCTGATTTTTCAGGAGCGTATTTCATGACCATAACCGCATGTGTTTTTCCGGGCCAGGGCTCGCAGTCTGTTGGCATGCTCGCAGAACTTGCCAGCGCGTATCCGGTTGTCAGGGAAACCTTTGATATTGTATCGAACGTGCTGAACTATGATGTGTGGCAGGTGACTCAGGAAGGCCCAAAGAGCCTGCTTGACCAGACTACCACCACGCAGGTGGTCATGCTCGCTGCCGATGTTGCGGTGTATCGCGCATTAATGCAGCAGGGCTTTGCCGCACCGGCTTTTATGGCCGGTCATAGCCTTGGTGAGTATGCAGCACTGGTCTGTTCCGGCGCACTGAGCCTTGCCGATGGCGCCACACTCGTATCACGGCGTGCCAGCCTGATGCAGCAGACAGTTCCTGTCGGGCTTGGTGCGATGTCTGCGATAGTCGGCCTCGATAACGAACAGGTTGAAGCACTTTGCCATGAAGCCAGTAACGCCACGGAAGTAGTTACGCCCGCGAATTTTAATGCCAGCGGACAGGTGGTGATTGCTGGCCATACGCCTGCTGTTGCTCGTGCCGAAGCGCTTGCAGAGGCTGCCGATGCACGTCTGGTCATGCGCCTCGCCGTTAGTGTTCCCTGCCATTGTCCGCTGTTAGAGGAAGCTTCCGCGGCTTTTGCTGCAGACCTTGCCGCAACCCCGTTTCGTGTTCCTTCAATGGCCGTCATCAGTAATGTTGACATGAGTATTTACGAAAGCGTAGACCAGATGCGCAGACTGCTTGCCGAACAGCTCTATAAGCCAGTGCGCTGGGTACAAAGTATGGAAAAACTGCGCACTCTTAGAGTGGAACGCATGGTTGAATGCGGTCCTGGGCGCGTGCTCACCGGACTCTTAAAGCGCATGGATAAACGTTTAATGGCCAGCAGTGTAAACTGCCCGGAGTCGCTTTTACAGGCGCTTGGCTCGCCTGAAACTGAAACCGCATAATTAACCATGGGGCAACTGATGACAGATTTGCAGGGTAAGACCGCACTGGTAACCGGTGCAAGCCGCGGAATTGGCAAAGAAGTGGCACTTGAGCTTGCTGCATGTGGCGCTTACGTAGTTGGAACTGCCACCAGCGAGAGTGGGGCGCAGGCCATCAGCGCGGACTTTGAAGCCAAAGGACTTTCCGGCGAAGGCATGGTACTGGATGTTACCCGCCAGGAGTCCGTTGACGCACTGATAGAGTCGCTTGAAGCGCGCGAGAAGATGCCCTCGATTCTTGTTAATAATGCCGGCATTACCAGTGATAACCTGATGCTGCGCATGGAAGACAACGAATGGTACAGCGTCATTGAAACCAATTTAAGCGCGGTTTACCGCATGATAAAAGCATGCCTGAAGCCAATGTTTCGCGCGCGCTACGGGCGCATTGTTACCATTGGTTCTGTGGTTGGGTCCTGCGGTAACCCGGGCCAGGCCAATTACACGGCGGCGAAAGCCGGCGTTATTGGCATGAGCAAGTCAGTAGCACAGGAGATGGCCAGTCGCGGTATTACCGTGAACGTGGTGTCACCTGGCTTTATCGAAACCGACATGACCGACACTCTGCCAGAAGCCGTGCAGGAGGCGCTCATGAAACGCATCCCCATGAAACGCCTTGGCCAGCCGCGTGACATTGCGCAGGCAGTGGCATTTCTGGTATCGGATGGTGCAGCCTACATCACAGGTGAAACGCTGCATGTGAATGGCGGGATGTACATGGAGTAACGGGATAGGCGAGCAACGCGACCTTTTTAGAGGCTTGCGTTCTCGCTGGAATTGAATAAACTAGTTCGATATTTTTTTTATAAATCACTGAAGAGGATAAACACGCAATGAGTAATGTTGAAGCCAGAGTGCACAAGATTGTTTGTGAGCAGCTTGGTGTGAAGGAAGAAGAAGTAAAAAACAATGCTTCTTTTACCGATGATCTTGGTGCAGACTCCCTCGACACCGTTGAGCTGGTAATGGCCTTTGAAGAAGAATTTGAAATTGAAATTCCTGATGAAATCGCTGAGAAAATCACCACTGTACAAGAAGCGATTGATCACATCGAAGCAAACATGAACAAGGAAGAAGCCTGATTCTGGCCTTGTTTAAATATCATGCATGGAAACCTCTCTGGAATGATGTTTTATTTCAGGAGGTTTTTTTCATTGTATTCCCGAGGAGCTTTCATTGAACAGGCGACGCGTAGTGGTTACCGGCATGGGGATGGTTTCTCCCACAGGTCTTTCCGTCAGACAATCCTGGCAAAATATTCTTGCCGGTGTCAGTGGTATCGGTCCTGTCGAGGATTTTGACGCCAGTGAATATCCGAGCCGTATCTGGGGCAAGGTCAAGGATTTTGATATTGAGCACTACGTTCCTCTGAAAGAAGCTCGGAAAATGGATGTTTTTACCCAATTTGGCATCGCTGCTGCCGATGAAGCGCTTGCAGACTGCGGTCTCACTTTCGAGGGGGAGCTGTCGTTGCGCACCGGTGTGGCTGTAGGTGCGGGTATTGGTGGTATTCAGACCATCACCAACAACCAGGACAAACTGGTTGAAGGCGGACCGCGCAAGGTATCGCCGTTTTTTATTCCGGCAGGCATCATCAACATGGTCGCCGGACAGATTTCTATTCGCCATAAACTCAAGGGGCCAAACATTTCTGTGGTCACCGCCTGCACCAGTGGCACGCATAACATTGGTCTCGGTGCGAGGCTGATTGCTTATGGTGACGCCGATGTCATGGTGTGTGGTGGCGCAGAAATGACGACAACGCCGCTTTGCCTTGCTGGATTTTCGGCGCTTCGCGCGCTCTCGCGTCGAAACGATGAGCCGGAAAAGGCCTCCCGTCCGTGGGATAAAGACCGCGATGGCTTCGTCATGGGAGAGGGCGCAGGCATTCTTGTTCTTGAAGACTACGAGCACGCCAAAGCGCGAAATGCTACTATTTACGCAGAACTGACAGGTTTTGGCATGTCGGGAGACGCTTACCACATTACCTCGCCAGATGAGGATGCCGATGGTGCAACACGTTCCATGGCTGCAGCCCTCAAAGACGCCGGTATTAATCCCGAGCAGGTGGATTATATCAACGCACATGGTACGTCTACCTATCTGAATGACTTGAACGAAACCATCGCAGTTAAGCGACTCTTTGGCAGTCATGCCTATGAGCTCGCAATGAGTTCCACCAAGTCGATGACGGGTCACCTTTTGGGAGCGGCAGGTGCCATTGAAGCAATTTTCAGCATCCTTGCCATCCGCGACCAGGTCGCGCCGCCCACCATCAACCTTGATAACCCTGACGAGGGCTGCGATCTTAACTATGTCGCGCATACGGCGCAGTCGCGGCGCATTGAATACGTTATGAGCAACTCCCTCGGGTTTGGTGGAACCAACGGCAGTCTGTTGTTCAAGCGGGTATAAATGAACCGCTTTCTTTATGCGTCAGCGGCCGCAGTTCTTACGGCGCTGCTGACGCTTGTGGCTGTGACAGGATTTTACTTCTACGCATATGCGAAAGCCCCCTTATGCGCTGCCTGCGACAGCTCGACCATTATCGAGCTTGCCCCCAATATGTCGGCTGCGGCATTTCTAAAATCGCTCAGCACAAAAAATCTGATTCGTTATCCCCGTGCTTTTCGCATATTGATGCGCATCGATGGTTCCGGGCGTTCTCTGAAGGCCGGGGTCTATGCGCTCAAGCCTGAAGAATCACTGCGTGATTTTTTGCAGCGTGTGGTGACGGGTGATGTATTGACAGCATCGTTTCGCATCATTGAAGGTACCAATCTTAAGCGTGTAACAGCATCGCTTGAAAACGCACCATGGCTTGATTTTCAACCGGAAATGCTCGATGCCATCCGCGGAGAATATCTAAGCGCTGAAGGACTGCTTCTTGCCGATACTTATCGCTACAAGGCCGGCAGCAGTGCAAAAAACGTTTTGA from the Legionella geestiana genome contains:
- the mltG gene encoding endolytic transglycosylase MltG, which produces MNRFLYASAAAVLTALLTLVAVTGFYFYAYAKAPLCAACDSSTIIELAPNMSAAAFLKSLSTKNLIRYPRAFRILMRIDGSGRSLKAGVYALKPEESLRDFLQRVVTGDVLTASFRIIEGTNLKRVTASLENAPWLDFQPEMLDAIRGEYLSAEGLLLADTYRYKAGSSAKNVLMLAHTNLTNALNAAWEGRDAGLPFKTPYELLTAASIVEKESGVASERRLIAGVLVNRLRRFMPLQMDPTVIYALGEHYEGRLRHADLKIDSPYNTYRYRGLPPTPIAMVGRDALDAVAHPEPTAYLYYVARGDGTHEFSVDYASQRAAIHRYLKKGKRP
- the plsX gene encoding phosphate acyltransferase PlsX, whose protein sequence is MKDITIAVDAMGGDHGPSVIIPACASVAARYPELKLLLVGASDVINAQLKRLGVASGAQLSVVHAPEVVGMDELPSHALRNKKESSMRIAINLVKEGRASACVSAGNTGALMATARFVLKTLPGIDRPAIIAELPTARGRTRVIDLGANVDSCAEHLFQFAVMGSALIQAVDKTPKPRIGLLNIGVEEIKGNDQVKRTAHMLSECAVMNYVGYVEGDQFYSGEVDLVVCDGFVGNVALKASEGLAKLMLSVLRESFTKSWWRRVIGLFALPALNHLKNRMEPARYNGASMLGLNGIVVKSHGSASPEAFAYAIEEAMLEVRHNVVDLVRDQINDFINQGVLL
- the fabF gene encoding beta-ketoacyl-ACP synthase II codes for the protein MNRRRVVVTGMGMVSPTGLSVRQSWQNILAGVSGIGPVEDFDASEYPSRIWGKVKDFDIEHYVPLKEARKMDVFTQFGIAAADEALADCGLTFEGELSLRTGVAVGAGIGGIQTITNNQDKLVEGGPRKVSPFFIPAGIINMVAGQISIRHKLKGPNISVVTACTSGTHNIGLGARLIAYGDADVMVCGGAEMTTTPLCLAGFSALRALSRRNDEPEKASRPWDKDRDGFVMGEGAGILVLEDYEHAKARNATIYAELTGFGMSGDAYHITSPDEDADGATRSMAAALKDAGINPEQVDYINAHGTSTYLNDLNETIAVKRLFGSHAYELAMSSTKSMTGHLLGAAGAIEAIFSILAIRDQVAPPTINLDNPDEGCDLNYVAHTAQSRRIEYVMSNSLGFGGTNGSLLFKRV
- the fabG gene encoding 3-oxoacyl-ACP reductase FabG, translating into MTDLQGKTALVTGASRGIGKEVALELAACGAYVVGTATSESGAQAISADFEAKGLSGEGMVLDVTRQESVDALIESLEAREKMPSILVNNAGITSDNLMLRMEDNEWYSVIETNLSAVYRMIKACLKPMFRARYGRIVTIGSVVGSCGNPGQANYTAAKAGVIGMSKSVAQEMASRGITVNVVSPGFIETDMTDTLPEAVQEALMKRIPMKRLGQPRDIAQAVAFLVSDGAAYITGETLHVNGGMYME
- the mnmA gene encoding tRNA 2-thiouridine(34) synthase MnmA; the protein is MKQRVLVGMSGGVDSSVSAWLLCEQGYAVEGLFMKNWEQDDRDGYCAAESDLADARAVCNQLHIPLHEANFSEAYWDRVFVHFLNEYEAGRTPNPDVLCNREIKFSAFLEKAVELGADYIATGHYAKVRHTEQGSLLCKAKDREKDQTYFLHAIEQDALAKSLFPIGAYTKPEIRAFARELGLVTHAKKDSTGICFIGERRFRDFLKEFILARPGDIQSTQGEWLGRHDGLMFYTLGQRQGLKIGGRRGSNDAPWYVVGKETATNTLVVAQGNDHPMLYVNGLMCGPIHWLSGRAPEFPLTLHARTRYRQQEEPCVVSPPMGEQHCVQFASPQRAVTPGQYVVFYDKNTCLGGAVIESVIP
- the rpmF gene encoding 50S ribosomal protein L32, which translates into the protein MAVQQNKKSRSARDMRRSHDALRGPTLSVDATTGETHRRHHITPDGFYRGKRILKSESVYEHE
- the fabD gene encoding ACP S-malonyltransferase, giving the protein MTITACVFPGQGSQSVGMLAELASAYPVVRETFDIVSNVLNYDVWQVTQEGPKSLLDQTTTTQVVMLAADVAVYRALMQQGFAAPAFMAGHSLGEYAALVCSGALSLADGATLVSRRASLMQQTVPVGLGAMSAIVGLDNEQVEALCHEASNATEVVTPANFNASGQVVIAGHTPAVARAEALAEAADARLVMRLAVSVPCHCPLLEEASAAFAADLAATPFRVPSMAVISNVDMSIYESVDQMRRLLAEQLYKPVRWVQSMEKLRTLRVERMVECGPGRVLTGLLKRMDKRLMASSVNCPESLLQALGSPETETA
- the acpP gene encoding acyl carrier protein, whose amino-acid sequence is MSNVEARVHKIVCEQLGVKEEEVKNNASFTDDLGADSLDTVELVMAFEEEFEIEIPDEIAEKITTVQEAIDHIEANMNKEEA
- a CDS encoding YceD family protein, which translates into the protein MKIVLKSFARETSATAWTVTLTERLPGFVEAPLELSGTLSVRAVEGYYLLNLRGEGVLSITCQRCMEVTARNWPFDICLAVAANDDAAERLMEQFEVIVAESGELNLQDLLTDELHLSAPRFHENEADCRAVLDTLSNVTVAKHLD